One segment of Bradyrhizobium sp. CB2312 DNA contains the following:
- a CDS encoding TAXI family TRAP transporter solute-binding subunit, with amino-acid sequence MRNVYRVALAAIMTVCAFTARAEQTEYDPAKVSDSLKAIFQFGSNSTKQALNANTVTLITGTIGGTYVQFGADLASVLDDGNKIRVLPIVGRGSVQSVADILFLQGVDLGVVRADTLDYLERKGFAKDIKKQFTYVTKLYNEEMQVIAPKSIATLKDLEGKKVSVDLPNGGTFVTALTVFERLGIKANFVYVEQRIAMEKLKSGEIDAVIVVGGKPYKSVSTFGNDGRFHLAKVDYAKPLQSDYLPATLTAKDYPNLIKEGESVDTIAVPAVLAAYNWAPNTERYRKLALFVDAFFTKFPALQNPPFHPKWKEVSLPAPLAGWNRLPVAQQWLDKHGVEPVTRQRFEAFLKQNPAAAKVSDADKETLFKQFQAWDAENARAETGKK; translated from the coding sequence ATGCGTAACGTCTATCGAGTGGCGCTCGCCGCCATCATGACCGTCTGTGCCTTCACCGCCCGCGCCGAGCAGACCGAATATGATCCGGCCAAGGTCTCGGACAGCCTGAAGGCCATCTTCCAGTTCGGCTCGAACTCGACCAAGCAGGCGCTGAACGCCAATACCGTCACGCTGATCACAGGCACGATCGGCGGCACCTATGTGCAATTCGGCGCCGACCTTGCCTCCGTGCTCGACGACGGCAACAAGATCCGCGTGCTGCCGATCGTCGGCCGCGGCTCGGTGCAGAGCGTCGCCGACATCCTGTTCCTGCAAGGCGTCGATCTCGGCGTCGTGCGCGCCGACACGCTCGACTATCTCGAGCGCAAGGGCTTTGCCAAGGACATCAAGAAACAGTTCACTTACGTGACCAAGCTCTACAATGAAGAGATGCAGGTGATCGCGCCGAAGTCGATCGCGACGCTGAAGGACCTCGAGGGCAAGAAGGTCAGCGTCGATCTGCCCAATGGCGGGACCTTCGTCACCGCACTGACGGTGTTCGAGCGGCTCGGGATCAAGGCGAACTTCGTCTATGTCGAGCAGCGCATCGCGATGGAGAAGCTGAAGTCCGGCGAGATCGACGCCGTCATCGTGGTCGGAGGCAAGCCGTACAAATCGGTCTCGACCTTCGGCAATGACGGCCGCTTCCATCTCGCCAAGGTCGATTACGCAAAACCGCTGCAGAGCGACTATCTGCCGGCGACGCTCACGGCCAAGGACTATCCGAACCTGATCAAGGAGGGCGAGAGCGTGGACACGATCGCGGTGCCCGCGGTGCTCGCGGCCTATAACTGGGCGCCGAACACCGAGCGTTACCGTAAGCTCGCGCTGTTCGTGGACGCGTTCTTCACCAAATTCCCCGCGCTCCAGAACCCGCCGTTCCATCCCAAGTGGAAGGAAGTCTCGCTCCCCGCCCCGCTCGCCGGCTGGAATAGATTGCCTGTGGCGCAGCAATGGCTCGACAAGCACGGCGTCGAGCCGGTGACGCGCCAGCGCTTCGAGGCATTCCTGAAGCAGAATCCCGCGGCCGCGAAAGTGTCAGATGCCGACAAGGAAACGCTGTTCAAGCAATTCCAGGCGTGGGACGCGGAGAACGCGCGGGCGGAGACGGGGAAGAAGTAG
- a CDS encoding TAXI family TRAP transporter solute-binding subunit, protein MKLSLKRLFGRSMTGESDLAETPNSTSPRSAARRTALVSLALVLAIIGAITGGYYFAMRPVTLKIAVGPANSDDVKVVQALTQAFSQNKSYVRLRPIQTDGATASAEALAESKVDLAIVRGDVDVPKNAQAVATLRKNVVVLWSVPGKGKKKGAKITKIAQLAGHRVGVVGRTQANVNLLKVILQQYGVDPAKVEIIQFPANEAAEAIKAQKADAYLAAGPVNSKITADAIAASARDGGTPTFIAIDSADAIAQNHPVYEASEIPAGTYGGSPDRPEDEVKTISFSHHIVARKGISETTIAAFTRQLFAVRQQLVTEFPLAAKIETPDTDKDAVIPVHPGAAAFVDGEEKTFLDRYSDFIWWGLMALSAMGSLGAWFAGYLKKDERDNNSHLRDRLLDMIAAARKSETAEELDQMQTEADDILRDTLRCFDHGAIEEAALTAFNIALDQFHAAVADRKAVLLSLSQNLQRTGAQFRAAGNA, encoded by the coding sequence ATGAAACTGAGCCTCAAGCGCCTGTTCGGGAGATCGATGACCGGGGAATCGGACCTGGCCGAAACGCCCAACTCGACGTCGCCGCGATCAGCGGCGCGGCGCACCGCGCTTGTCTCCCTCGCATTGGTGCTTGCGATCATCGGCGCAATCACCGGCGGCTATTATTTCGCGATGCGGCCGGTGACGCTGAAGATCGCGGTCGGCCCCGCGAACAGCGACGACGTCAAGGTCGTGCAGGCGCTGACCCAGGCTTTCTCGCAGAACAAGAGTTACGTGCGGCTGCGGCCGATCCAGACCGACGGCGCCACCGCCAGCGCCGAGGCGCTTGCGGAGAGCAAGGTCGATCTCGCCATCGTGCGCGGCGACGTCGACGTTCCCAAGAACGCGCAAGCGGTCGCGACCCTGCGCAAGAACGTCGTGGTGCTGTGGTCCGTGCCCGGCAAGGGCAAGAAGAAGGGCGCGAAGATCACCAAGATCGCGCAGCTCGCCGGTCATCGCGTCGGCGTGGTCGGCCGCACCCAGGCCAACGTCAATCTGCTCAAGGTGATCCTGCAGCAATACGGCGTCGATCCCGCCAAGGTCGAGATCATCCAGTTCCCGGCGAATGAAGCCGCCGAGGCGATCAAGGCCCAGAAGGCCGATGCCTATCTCGCCGCCGGTCCCGTCAACAGCAAGATCACGGCGGATGCGATCGCGGCCTCGGCCAGGGACGGCGGCACGCCGACCTTCATCGCGATCGATTCCGCCGACGCGATCGCGCAGAACCATCCGGTCTATGAAGCCTCGGAGATTCCCGCCGGCACCTATGGCGGCTCACCTGACCGGCCCGAGGACGAGGTCAAGACCATCAGCTTCTCGCACCACATCGTGGCGCGCAAAGGCATCTCCGAAACCACCATCGCGGCATTCACCCGCCAGCTGTTCGCCGTGCGCCAGCAACTGGTGACGGAATTCCCGCTGGCGGCCAAGATCGAGACGCCCGACACCGACAAGGACGCCGTGATCCCCGTGCATCCCGGCGCCGCCGCCTTCGTCGACGGCGAGGAAAAGACCTTCCTCGACAGGTACAGCGATTTCATCTGGTGGGGCCTGATGGCGCTTTCGGCCATGGGCTCGCTTGGCGCCTGGTTTGCGGGCTATTTGAAGAAGGACGAGCGCGACAACAACAGCCATCTGCGCGACCGCCTGCTCGACATGATCGCGGCGGCGCGCAAGTCCGAGACGGCCGAAGAGCTCGACCAGATGCAGACCGAGGCCGACGACATCCTGCGCGACACGCTGCGCTGCTTCGATCACGGCGCGATCGAGGAAGCCGCGCTCACGGCTTTCAATATCGCGCTCGACCAGTTCCACGCCGCGGTCGCCGACCGCAAGGCCGTGCTTCTCAGCCTGTCCCAGAACCTGCAACGGACGGGCGCGCAATTCCGGGCCGCCGGCAACGCGTAA
- a CDS encoding 4a-hydroxytetrahydrobiopterin dehydratase: MAERLTAEARKQALGAIPGWTEVPGRDAIGKTFVFKDFNEAFGFMTRAALVAEKMDHHPEWRNVYKTVEVVLSTHDAGGVTRLDIELAQKMNAIAG, translated from the coding sequence ATGGCAGAGCGGCTGACGGCGGAAGCACGCAAGCAGGCGCTGGGCGCCATACCGGGCTGGACCGAGGTCCCGGGCCGGGACGCCATCGGGAAAACCTTTGTCTTCAAGGATTTCAACGAGGCGTTCGGCTTCATGACGCGCGCCGCGCTGGTCGCCGAGAAGATGGACCATCACCCCGAATGGCGGAACGTCTACAAGACGGTGGAGGTGGTGCTCTCGACCCATGACGCCGGCGGCGTCACCAGGCTCGATATCGAGCTCGCCCAGAAGATGAACGCCATCGCCGGCTGA
- a CDS encoding response regulator, which produces MIPASPNGSADVPSDILIVEDDPIIAIDFEDRLLGFGAKSVRTVGSVAQALNAIAARAPDFALLDVELSREKSFAVAERLAAAQIPFVFVTGYGAETRIPAEFKARSRLQKPCSSEALEAALRSRGA; this is translated from the coding sequence ATGATACCTGCCTCCCCGAACGGCTCGGCCGACGTGCCCAGCGATATCCTGATCGTCGAGGACGATCCGATCATCGCGATCGATTTCGAGGATCGCCTGCTTGGATTTGGCGCCAAGAGCGTGCGCACCGTCGGATCGGTGGCGCAGGCGCTGAACGCGATCGCGGCGCGTGCACCGGATTTTGCGCTGCTCGACGTCGAGTTGAGCCGCGAGAAGAGCTTCGCCGTCGCCGAGCGGCTGGCGGCGGCGCAAATCCCGTTCGTGTTCGTGACCGGCTACGGCGCCGAAACCCGGATCCCGGCCGAATTCAAGGCGCGGTCCCGGCTGCAAAAGCCCTGCTCGAGCGAGGCGCTGGAGGCCGCGCTGCGCTCGCGCGGCGCCTGA
- a CDS encoding Crp/Fnr family transcriptional regulator — MDARISKTTEIDTRPLNNLLRRLSAADYALLAPHVTVDNAAASELLYSPGDDVQVVHFPCGPSLATFLVPNEDGRDVETILVGREGAVGGIVSEGFLPAYTRICVKFGGPFARIHVGKLEAAKQRSASLRNIFARYADCMLAQIFQSTACNAIHSIEQRTAKWILAAMERTGDDSSVPLTHEQLATLLGVGRSYASRVLQSFKAEGVLDTRRGSILVRNRDGLRLRACLCNDAVKMHFEEVLRGVYPTEEREAS; from the coding sequence ATGGACGCGCGCATCAGCAAGACAACCGAGATCGACACTAGGCCTCTCAACAATCTGTTGCGGCGCTTGAGCGCGGCGGATTACGCGCTGCTGGCGCCGCACGTCACCGTTGACAACGCTGCGGCGAGCGAGCTGCTCTACAGTCCCGGCGACGACGTCCAGGTCGTGCACTTTCCCTGCGGACCATCGCTTGCGACTTTTCTCGTCCCCAACGAAGACGGCCGTGATGTCGAGACCATTCTGGTCGGCCGCGAGGGCGCGGTGGGCGGCATCGTCAGCGAGGGATTCCTGCCGGCCTATACACGCATCTGCGTGAAGTTCGGCGGACCGTTTGCGCGCATCCATGTCGGCAAGCTCGAAGCGGCCAAGCAACGCTCGGCTTCGCTGCGCAACATCTTTGCCCGTTACGCCGACTGCATGCTGGCGCAGATCTTCCAGTCCACCGCCTGCAACGCCATCCACTCGATCGAGCAGCGCACGGCCAAATGGATTCTAGCGGCGATGGAGCGTACCGGCGACGACAGCAGCGTGCCGCTGACCCACGAACAGCTCGCGACGCTACTCGGGGTGGGGCGCAGCTATGCGAGCCGCGTGCTTCAATCGTTCAAGGCGGAAGGCGTGCTCGACACACGGCGCGGCTCAATCCTGGTCCGCAACCGCGACGGCCTGCGCCTGCGCGCCTGCCTGTGCAACGACGCGGTGAAGATGCATTTCGAGGAGGTGCTGCGGGGCGTGTATCCGACCGAGGAGCGGGAGGCCAGCTAA
- a CDS encoding alkaline phosphatase D family protein produces MKIKFSRRRFLTTSAGALGAIAMPHLSRAADRPAVTQGVQSGDVTVDGGVVWARTDRPAQMLVEVATTESFKDARALPPIAALPESDFTAKMLLENLPGGQDIFYRVRFRDLSHTAIEGEPAVGRFRTAPADRRDVSFVWGGDVAGQGWGINPDDGGMFTFSAMRKHRPDFFLHSGDTIYADGPIQSEVKLADGKIWKNVTIPEKAKVAETLDEYRAAHKYNLTDDNVRAFNAEVPIFVQWDDHEVTNNWSLSKELPATYKERDITLLAARAGRAFHEMYPMRESIVEPGRVYRQISYGPHLDVFMLDERSYRGPNGANLETAYGPASYFLGPDQIAWLKRGLLNSRATWKVVASDMPLSLVVPDTPKGGSEAFAQGDGPVRGREFEIADILRFIKMAPINNTVWLTADVHYAAAHYYDPNKAQFQEFEPFWEFVSGPLHAGTFGPNALDNTFGPEVRFVKAPGPDKQNLPPSAGMQFFGHVKIDGASGQMTVTLRDRADVALWSTTLDPKLA; encoded by the coding sequence ATGAAGATCAAATTCTCCCGCCGCCGTTTCCTCACCACCAGCGCCGGCGCGCTTGGCGCGATCGCGATGCCCCATCTGTCGCGCGCGGCCGACCGGCCGGCGGTGACGCAGGGCGTGCAATCGGGCGACGTCACCGTCGACGGCGGTGTGGTGTGGGCGCGCACCGATCGGCCCGCGCAGATGCTGGTCGAGGTGGCAACGACCGAGTCATTCAAGGACGCCCGCGCGCTGCCGCCGATCGCGGCCCTTCCCGAAAGCGACTTCACCGCCAAGATGCTGCTGGAGAACCTGCCGGGCGGCCAGGACATCTTCTACCGTGTCCGCTTTCGCGATCTCTCGCACACCGCGATCGAGGGCGAGCCGGCGGTCGGCCGCTTCCGCACCGCGCCGGCCGACCGCCGCGACGTCAGCTTCGTCTGGGGCGGCGACGTCGCAGGCCAGGGCTGGGGCATCAATCCCGACGACGGCGGCATGTTCACCTTCTCGGCGATGCGTAAGCATCGTCCGGATTTCTTCCTGCATTCCGGCGACACCATCTATGCCGACGGCCCGATTCAATCCGAGGTGAAGCTCGCGGACGGCAAGATCTGGAAGAACGTCACCATCCCCGAGAAGGCCAAGGTCGCGGAGACGCTGGACGAGTACCGCGCCGCGCACAAATACAATCTCACCGACGACAATGTCCGCGCCTTCAATGCCGAAGTGCCGATCTTCGTGCAGTGGGACGATCACGAGGTGACCAACAACTGGTCGCTGTCGAAGGAGCTGCCGGCGACCTACAAGGAGCGCGACATCACGCTGCTCGCCGCGCGGGCGGGCCGCGCCTTCCACGAGATGTATCCGATGCGCGAGAGCATCGTCGAGCCCGGCCGCGTCTACCGCCAGATCTCCTATGGTCCGCATCTCGACGTCTTCATGCTCGACGAGCGCAGCTATCGCGGCCCGAACGGGGCCAATCTCGAAACCGCTTATGGCCCGGCCAGCTACTTCCTTGGCCCGGACCAGATCGCCTGGCTCAAGCGCGGCCTCCTCAACTCGCGCGCGACCTGGAAGGTGGTCGCCTCCGACATGCCGCTCAGCCTCGTCGTGCCTGATACGCCGAAGGGCGGCTCGGAGGCTTTCGCGCAGGGTGACGGCCCGGTGCGCGGCCGCGAATTCGAGATCGCCGACATCCTGCGCTTCATCAAGATGGCGCCGATCAACAACACGGTGTGGCTGACCGCGGACGTGCACTACGCCGCGGCGCATTACTACGATCCGAACAAGGCCCAATTCCAGGAGTTCGAGCCGTTCTGGGAGTTCGTCTCGGGCCCGCTGCACGCCGGCACGTTCGGTCCGAACGCGCTCGACAACACCTTTGGACCCGAGGTGCGCTTCGTCAAAGCGCCCGGCCCCGACAAGCAGAACCTGCCGCCCTCGGCTGGCATGCAGTTCTTCGGTCACGTCAAGATCGACGGCGCCTCCGGCCAGATGACGGTGACCTTGCGCGATCGCGCCGACGTCGCGCTGTGGTCGACCACGCTCGATCCGAAGCTTGCGTAA
- a CDS encoding YkvA family protein, with product MAAEHSVGFEPADRLAEDRESVRRRFWRKLKRVAAHLPFAEDLLAAYYCAFDRQTPRHVQASLLGAIAYFILPFDFVPDVMPILGFTDDAAVLATAIRMVASHITNEHREAARAALKRGVDEAEVAQ from the coding sequence ATGGCTGCCGAACACAGCGTCGGTTTCGAGCCCGCCGATCGGCTCGCGGAGGATCGCGAGAGCGTTCGCCGTCGCTTCTGGCGCAAGCTGAAGCGTGTCGCCGCGCACCTGCCGTTCGCGGAAGATCTGCTCGCGGCCTATTATTGCGCGTTCGACCGGCAGACGCCGCGCCACGTCCAGGCCTCGCTGCTGGGCGCGATCGCCTATTTCATCCTGCCCTTCGACTTCGTTCCCGACGTGATGCCGATCCTCGGCTTCACGGATGATGCCGCCGTGCTCGCCACGGCCATCCGCATGGTCGCGAGCCACATCACCAACGAGCATCGCGAAGCCGCCCGCGCCGCGCTGAAGCGCGGTGTGGATGAGGCGGAGGTGGCGCAGTAG